TCAAGAGAAATCATTCAGAACCATATCACTGCCAGGCTTTTTGTCATATCATCCATATCAGTTAACAAAAATAATTGGCACCAAACAATGGAGTCTGGCTAGAGATGTTAAATCTTTTACATGTTATCTGCCAGTCATAAACGTTCTTTCATATTCTGTCTAAGTAAGTGACTGCAGACATGCCAGGCAGGGCATCTTTTACTGCTGACAGTCAACAGCTTTAATTTCTGAAAGATTTAATTTCATAGTTCTCAGAAGCTGTTCTCTCTACTTCAGGACTAGAACTGTGGAAATACTATGGCATCTAATGTATCTTTATAAGGGGCCTTCCTTCAGTTTCCCTTAAGCATTTGACTAATGGATCTCTAACCAATTCTCAAAAGCGCCTGGCCTGTCCTTCAGTGTCTAATTCTGTTGCTTCCATTTCCCCTAAGGGTACTAAACCATATTTCTCTTTTTAACTCTGCTGCTTCTCTGCTCTGCGTTTTCTCCTGTCTCTGGGTCACATCGTAGGATTGCTGACAAAGCCTTTTACCAGCAGCCGGATGCCGATGTGATTGGCTACGTGTACGTCTCTCttgcttttttcccctttatGCCTTTCCTTTGTGGGTTCTCTAGGTAGATAAACTCTTAAGGGCTCATGCTGGTTACACAAAAGGTCTGATGTGCATTTGCTTTCTGTTAGACATTTTATGAAAGGTCTTGTAAATAACCCAGAATAGATTAACAGTGCACCTGTTCTTTACTTTTATAGAGAGAGCACCCAGGTGTTCAAACACAGGACATCAGAATAGCTGCTTCACTGTGCATCTTCTCCATTtctcttaaagcagtggttcccaaaccttggtccttcagatgttttagtcatcagctcccagaattcctaaccatgTTAGCCAAGCTGGCTGCAGCTTctgggagatgaaatccaaaacacctggaggaccaaagtttggaaatcATCGCTTCAGGGAAACACCAGTGTTTCTCCATCACAGCTCTACCCAATAGCATTCCTATTTCTCATAGTTGAGAATTATCTGGGTgatatttatgtattgttttttttaaaaaaaacagaaattacTTCATTTTCCTAAGAAGTAATTGAGTGTTTCTCTCTTCATGTGAAAAGTAATGTTATGAATCCTAGTTTAACTTACAATCTTTTCTCAATATTATACCAAAGAGATGAGGAGCAAAACAGGTGAAAGTGTCTAAGTTATAAGCAGGTATTGGTGgagaaagaatataaataaatattggaggAAGAAGGGAACACTGATTTAGGATAGGAGTGACAAAAAGTGGAAGAAATATGCTGTATGTCACTAGAGATTTCTGGGGATTCAAATAATCATAGAGTTTATACACCACTTTCCTATGTATCGGAAAATTAGCAACTTTAATAACAATGCTGTGATATAAATCAGCATTCTTGTCATCCTCCGTGCTTGGGAATTGATAGTGCTTTTAGAGGATGCCTTGCTGGCTGTTTCAAATAAGAAACCTCTTTCAGTGTGTTTATGTGCACAGTACATTTCAGGGTCCATTCCCTGTTCTGTTTTTAAGTGTGAAGCATTTGGCCTGGCCACTGGAGACATGGCTTGGTGGAACTGTTACTACACTCTGACTTTTTATGCCGTTGCTCCCCAGTGGCTGAATGCAGATGCCATTCAACAAGGCAACATTGATGTGGAAATTTCCACAGCTTGGAAACAATGATTTTCAAGTAATGAAGTTAAGTGCAGTTTGGTATTTTAGGTAATGAAAACTCAAGGCCACATTTCAAAAATAATCtaacaatacttttttttttttaccaatgaGTAACACAATAGTAACTATCAaattatatttgaaaggatatttcAGATTAGATTTTTCAAATTGTATGTCATTAACCACTGATCGTAAggattttttaaaggaattaaATCAATGGCTACCTTAATGAAATATTTTGTATGGTTAATGTAACAAATTACTTTAGGGTTTTTTGTGAGGTGAGTTTGGAACAAGCAACATAAGAGATTACTTTTAAAAGCTCTGTAAATTTTAAAAGCTCTGTAAATTTAACATTTTCTGCTGTCCAATCCACAACTATTCCCAGTACATGCATCTACAATGACAGCAAACTGTGGATGTCCCCAGAGGGATGGCTCCATCTGTCACTTAGAGAGCATTGCGCATTATTCCATCTTTTCTACCCTAATATATTTGTTATGGTGAGGAAAATGACACTAAAAGTTATGTGAAGCTTCTTGGGTGTTAGAAAAGTGTCTTGACTCCACATCAGTCTCACGTTATGAGCCAGGCAAGTGGCATCTTGAAAGTTTTATCTCGTCAAAGACACAAGAATTGCCTTTAACTGGGTCAGACTGTTGGCCTGCCTGGCCCAAAATTAAAGATGTGAAGTAAGACTTCAGTCTACAGAAACATCCATAAATATTCCTATACCAAAACAAAAGCTGATCTGCCCGTTTCTTTTGCATGGGTTGACTGTACCCTTTTTCTCCAGAGCCTCAGAAGAAGCCTTCCTGAAGGAGTCCAAGGAAGAGTCACCTGGCACTGAGTGGGAGAAAGTAGCCCAACTCTGTGACTTCAACCCCAAGAGCAGCAAGCAGTCCAAGGATGTCTCCCGCATGCGCTCCGTGCTGATCTCCCTCAAACAGACACCCCTGGCCCGCTAGCCTAGCCGAAAAGGGGGCCGGGGCCGGGTGAGGAGGCAGGAAGGTTGCTCTTTGGTTTCGCACAAGCTTGGATGGCACCAGTGAGGGGATGCCAAAGCATCCCACCCTGCCCCTTCTGCTCTCTTCTCAGTATGTTTGCATCACTCAAATTGGGTGGCTGCCTGGCTGTACCCCTCCCCTGGATTTTACTTTGCTTAAAAGGGTGCATTGGTATCTTTTTACATATATTTATTAGTGGTGTGGTTCCTTGGGCAACTGCCCTCTTTGGTGCCCACCCCTGCTGCCTTTAGGAAAGGTCACTCCCTGCTTCAGAGTTGGGGAGGGGGCATTCACAGGCTTTCCTGTCCCCAAGGCCTTCAGGCCTGATCCTTTCATGCTGTCAAACTTGGCCGGTATTATAggttaaaaaatgaaatacaatcatCTTTCTATACCAGATCTTGAAGGCAGCACCAAATCTGAGCTTGAAGAGTCCCAGCTCTGCTTGCAATTCCCGTAATCAGGAATGGTGATGGCTAGGAATTGCTTGCAGATAGGAGTGAGTTGGAATTCAGTAGTGCTTTCCAGTTGGTGCAATGACAACCTTGGCCCAAACAAAGGGAACATTGTGTTAGGAAGCTACACTTTCAAAGTAAAGTGTTCAGAAAGGGAGAGAACGTCGTGATAAAATTGAAATCTGCTCAGTGCACTGAGGGTCTAATGGAGAATATGAAAGAAAGATCTGCGTGAAGTGACAAAAGAGGAGAGGGGCACCAGTATCCAAAGCTAATTGCTAATTTCAAGTCGAGCAGGCCCTCCAAAGCAATAGGGAAGTGTAACTATTTGATAATTGCATCAGTTGGCCTATTCTAATAGGGATTAgcctttagatttagtttgggaTTCGTAATTGTCTGGCCTtgcagatgttattggactacagttcccagtagTTGTAGCCAGTAGAAGCATCAGTGAAGTATGCTGGAAGTgacaatccaacaatatctggaggacctcACAGCCACGACCCCTGATTTAGGCCCTTGCCATCATGGTAAGACCCACAGGAGGATAAAAGTCAAATACATAGTTATGTTAGTCTGGAGTATCAGTATACAAAGGGATCTTACAGCACCTTTGAAATTTACTAAAAAGGAGGTGTAGTGTAAGGTTTCACAGACTGTAGTAGACTAAGCCTTCAAACATTTATGCTACAACTTCTTTCAATTAGCTTCAAAGatgctacaagattcctttgtaTAATAAGACCCACAGTTGAGCGTAATGCTACTTTTCCTCTCACAATATATTCCCGAATGCAAGAGCCTACATGAGCTTAGAATAGATGATAAAAAGAATATAGAATATGAGTCCAAGCAGCTTATTCACCTTATTCATCTGCACTTTTCAAACTGGATTCTTCCATATTTGGTTGAAAAATACTAAATGCAAGAATGTGGTGTGGGAAGTTAACAAAGGCTTTTCTTGCTGTGAtcatttttttgggctgtatgcttCTTAATGGAGTGAATGAAAGGGGAACATGGTTCCCTCAGGCTCTTGAGTATGAAAGCATTGTCTGAGCATCTAAGGACACCAGGGCTAATTCTCTTATCAGTACCTATCAAGTCAAAACACTCGTTCAGATATTCCCAAAGCATGCACATGTCCACATTTCCTCAGAATTAAGTGTCATGAAATTTAGTGGGACTTACCTAAATTGTCAGAAGGATTATTGTAagtagcctcagagaaaggcaaacccCCACCCTGCCCTAataaaatcttgccaataaaactccatagtaggttcaccttaggggaATCATAAGTCAGACATGAGCCGAGGCACACCACAACATGTGTAGGACTACACTCTTGCATATTTACAATTTCCACAGGAAGTTGAATCTAATCTAGGGGTAAATAACTTGTGACcctccaagttttttttaatggggtTTTTTATTTACCCCTAGAATCTAATCTAGGGGTAAATAACTTGTTACCTACTGTTCCTACCAATCTTAGCTTGCATAGTCAGTGGtgttgcagtaaaaaaaaaaacacttgtaAGGTCACAATTATACACTCCTGCTCTGAATGTTCTAAGATGTACTGTATTTTGCATACTGTAGCTAATGTCCTTATTACTAGGATGATTTTCCAACCCAGCTAAAAGGTAATAATTTGATAAATAGTTCTGCTGAAAACACCCCTTTCCCCTGGTGCTGTGTCATCAGCTGCAGCAGGCACCAGTGCTTTTTCCCCGTTTGCTCCAATTTATTTTTGGCTCCTTCAGTCTCCTTCTGTGTAACTGAAGGGGTGCTAATAGATTGGTGGTTTCTCCTTTGAGGATATATTCTGAAGGCCCACTTGGCTTCTTTAGTGAAGATGCTTCACTTTCCTTACCTACAGGTAGTAGTCCTAGCTCCAAAATGTTGAAATCTAAGATGGGTGGGACTCATCCAGCTCTCAATGTGTTTTTGGTCTCCTGCTAGGCTGACTGGGGACTGTTGGCATAATTCCCAGCCCTGCAATGGTAATATGTGACTGTGAGACAGTTTGTTATGTATGTTCTTTTGAGTTGGTAGGAAAGGGACAATTAGGATGCTCTGGCCTGTCAGATCTTAACTTGAGAACGGTAATGTATGTATGCACTGTATGATCCTTTACTGTGTatctgcagctcccatcatccttcacAATTGGTTATGTGGAGCAGGGAGTTAGAAGCTTCAGTCCCAACGTCATCTGGAGTGGTACAAGTTTCCCATCACTAGTGTAGTTGGGACTGAAATCTCTGAGCCTGTGAAGGCAATACTCACATAATGGGGTGGAAATACTTTGCTCTCCAaacattttggactacaatcccACAAGCCCTTATCATTGTCTAGGCTGGCCAGAACTTCTGTGAACTTAGTTCCAAAACAGATGGAGGAACAAAGTTTCCCCATGCTGCTACCGGGATAACATACAAGGTTTTTCTAGTTTGCAATGGTTTCATAGACAGCAGATTTGCttgacatttatatatatatattgttcagCGTGCTAAAGTCTCCATACCACCAGTTTGCGATACCCTGTTTTCAATGAAGCATGTACAAGAAAGAAACTTGGAAGGAAATCGATGTTTCTCcttcagagattttttttcaagcaTTTTCTGATATACTAATTttcaatcttcctgcatataggcTATGTCATACCAGTGCCTCATCCTGCAAAAGTGGTACAATGGGTATCATCCTAAGAGAGGACaaggtggccctccagatgttgggctGTAACCCATCACCATATAGCAAATGgcaaaggatgatgggaattgtagtccaatatctggaggaccatctTATTCACCCCGGTTTTTAAAAATGAGCTGGTGTGGGCTTTTGTATAAGGGATGGGTATTTTCACTGGGGAAGAGCAGCTCTTTGAGATAAGATTCTTTGCAagcttcatgtttttttaaataaaaagagcCCAGGAAGGGTTGGAAGCAGAACCATTACAGAGCCCCAGCCTTGTAATATGTTCTGATCCTGGAACGGTAGAACTGAAACCTCCCTGTCTCCTGTAGGTCTTTTTCCTGCATGTCCTTGGCCCATGTTCTGGTGATCCAAGGTGTGTTTGAGCTGAAATATAAAATGTGTGTCATTTACACTACATCCTGTTTCAGACCACTGTAGCTAAAGAATAGTAGTACAGAgaagaaggggttttttttttattctaggGCTGTTTCCTTGTGTTATTTGTTATGCATTCAAAGAATGGGATAAACAACCCACGTGTAAATCTAAATGAAGAGATGGAAACAAGGAAGAGGCATAGATCCCAGCTCTGAGCCTGCTACAGAGACAACAGCTAGGTTGCTGTCTGGCAGCAATGGTGGACTGGCTGATTACCACACTCCATGGAAGATGAGCTATTCACTTTCACCATCTTGTACCTACTGGAGTCTAGAAAAAAGAAACAGCCTCTGCTTGGAATTGCCCGGTCAGCCCCCAAAGTTCACTATCACTCCATTCTGTGCCCCaaggaacagcagcagcaataagcTGGAGGGCCCTTGGAGGAGGGCGGGAGCTTTGCCTGCCGCTGTCCTGCTCCAtcctccccacccccctccaGCTTTAAGATCTGTGACTTTGTTAAACCACCTATTATCAATAAACTGCCACTACTTCAGGTAAAGAGTCACagaatgtatttctttcaatATTTCCTCTCTGGGGAAGGAAATTGGGGGAGGAAAAAATCCACGTATTAAGAGAGATGGGTAGTGTGAAGCCTTTGCTATAGAAACTCTTGGAGCATATTGGCCCATTCCTTGCATGTTTTAATTTCTACCATGCCTGACAGCTTTCTTCTAGGGGTTGTTCCactgaaataaaatattatgaCTGCAACATATGGATGGACATTTAACAAAACTGCCCACAATCAATCTTCCTTACTcaactgaaaagaaaagaagggtttCTAGATTTTGGTCTTGGAGACATTTATAGTACACTTCAACACTTATAatatgacatttaaaaaattaagtgGTTTTCTTCCCATGTTCATTGAAAAGCATGAATCACAATTTCTCATTTTACATATTTTCTGGAAGAATAGCAGAAAGGCTTCTCAGTCAATTCCCTCAACTATTTCAAAAGAAAGTTTGTTTTTAGCTCTCTTCTGCAATAAGTACAGCAGTGTactagttgattttttttttacaaaagtgaCCTATAGATTTAATAATGATGGATTTAATTATGAATGGCGAGCTGTGCATTGGAGAACATTTATATGTGCCTTAGATGGATAGCTAAACAACCTATGAgattatgcataaataaatacattgtataTTCCTACTGTAGCGTGTAATGATGGATAAATGCaggtaactttttaaaagaaacattttggtAAAAATAAGCTGGGTGTAATGGAAATGAAAAGCCAATTTCTCAAATATTAATACTAAAAATATATTCTcaaatatattttagaggaaCATTTTCCATAAACGGAAATAGTTGCAAACGTTGGCTGTATGAAAGCTGCTATactgaaacatttaaaatgtgattAAATGTGCTGGCTATAGCCAATGGGAGTTGTCCAATGGCTTCAAGGCCACACTATTCCCACCCTGCCCTAAGGAAAATGGAAAGCATGTAAAATATAGGGTACTCCCCACACccgcatatatacatacacttttTAACAGCTAATGGCAGCTACGGTAATTACATAAAGACTAAGTAAACACACTTATAATgaagaataaatgttataatttATCAGTTAGGAATTCTATCCACAATTACAATTTTCTGTTAGGTATTCAAATTGTCCCTGCACAGCAATGTATTACTCAGTGTTGAAGTAGAGACTTAAATGTTTTCCTGTAATTTCACAATACTTCTATACTTATACTATTGacatttttaattctgttaaaaGAGTTCATACATTCCCTCTCCCCAAATGAGGAgctttaaatacattttttgacaccctgtgtgtgtgtgtgtatatatatatatgacgtAACAATAAGATGGGACCAATTGTGAGAAGATAACTACATAATTTATTTAGCCTGGTTCCATATCCATGtattctgtatccatgaattcaaaTATCCACTGCTTAAAAATACAGATTAATTTAAATTTCAAAAAACAAAGTCTGATTTTGATTTACTAGGGGCAGCATTtttctatgccattgtatataatgggacttcaatacccatggattttggcatccaGAAGGGGCCCTGGAATCAAATCACAACAGATACCATGGCACTACCAGTCATATCATATGCACCTTTTAGCAGCAGTGAAAGATTTTAACTAATCTAAGAAAGTGTCGTTAGCCCAACCCTGAGAACCTCAAACTATAGGCAGGAAATATGACAAGAGGAGACTGGAGAAATATGCTGTAAACTACACATCTCGTAAGTGGACTCTGTCCTACGCAGAATCACGCTTTATTGCAGTTTCCACTAGTTTGCTGCAAATTGAAAAGTCACAAGAAATTACCTTGACAAGAAGGCTGGCTTTATTACTATGCAAACTTTAATTTATACCCTATCTGCATACCAACAAGGGACCTAAGGCAGGCctgcaaaaggggaaaaaatgactgAATAGAGACAGGGACCAGCATGGCTGCAGATTCTCCAGCCCTTGGGTGTTTAAGCCTCAGGAGAAGAGTACCACTTCTCTTCTTCCGTCTATATATTTAATTATCTACTCATTCTTATACAATGTCAGTAACTCTGAGGCTGTAATCCAATGTACAGTTGACATGCTCTGTGGAAGTTACTTCTTAGTTACTACATATATGCTGCAAACCCAATAAATTGAAGAAAATTGGTCCTATTTTTAATTGAATATATTAAGTTTCCTTGGTTTAGTGTCAGTTAGTGGTGACAgctttaaaatgtataaaaagaaAACTTATCAATCTCATGTAGCAGAAACATAATGGAATCCAGGGCCAGATAAAACCATTCCTAGTTTTAAGACAACCTGAGAAGCTACACAAGTATATGAACACACTGTCCTGACTGATAACTTGACAAAATAAGAGCTAAATTgatacaatgcaatgcaataacaTTGCACCCCAATTATTGAAAGAACCAGCAGCTGGTTTCCTTTCCCAGCCTTTCCATTGATGCTACAGGTGCCTAGTGTTGCAATTCAACTCACAGTCCTCACACAAATGAAGATTTTCCCATCCATGCCCGGCATTGCACCTGGGATCTCAGAATAAATTTCCATGAAGAACTTCTGTATGAATTAGGGCAACATCCTTCTTGCATTTCAAATTATGgcatgggtttttgtttttgtttttgaatgaTTGACAAATATCAATATGTGCAGGAACAGTACATGGATATATAAAGAGTTGGCAAAGAGATCAAGAGAGATCAAGTTCATCATTTCAGTGCAATTCAGCAAGTGGGGACATGACCACAGATCAGAAAAGACTTTATCTCACCAATCTTTGGCTATGAGTGTGTTTCAAAAAGAGAAATGATACTCTCTATATGTATTACCACTTGCCCATGTTATTTTCCCCCCATAATATCTAATCCCAAAGATGTgtagtatatgtgtatgtgtgtgtttagaaACAGAATTGCCCACACCCTTTTCTCCCAATAAGCTTTGCTAATGTCATATGCTCCAAGACACTGGTCTTAtaagacagaaaaagaaatgtataCACCAGTGACAAGGTTGAATCACTTGAATATATTAGCAGTAATATAAAAGTCTAGAGCCTTCTGGCAGCATAACTCTGAGACATCATCCTGGAAGACAAGTGCCGCGTCCATGTTAGAAAGACCCATTCCTAGGCTACATGGCACGGACAGTCacattttcctgcatggtagcaGTGTGTTCACTTCTTGGGCTTCAGTGCCGTAACAACCACACCCACGACCAAGGCTGCAACGGTGAAGCCCTGAGCCAGGATTCGTGCCCGCATCATTATCTGGGACTGGCGAGTGTTGCCCCTCTTAAAACAGATGAGCCCATAAGTTAGGACTCCTGCTGTACCAAGGCAGCCTATAGAAAAGGACAAGAGAGGCATGTGTCAAAAAGCAACATGAGATCATCTTGTGGACAGAAAATCAACTGTCTAAAGAGAAGTTCATTTTAATTTAGTCTCAGTATCCCCTGCCCATTGGTAAAATTGCAATTTCTCTACAAGGCAAAAACCTTGGGTTAAAATAGAGAGGATATaggaagtattttaaaaaaataaataaataccaaaggGACAAGATGGCAAAGCAACATTTTCCCAAGAACAGAACACCCTCCACTTTTACAGATTAGAACACAGGATCTCTGCAAAAAGTAGGAAACTGCAAACAAAAATAGTGTTTATTAAACCCGAAAGAACACTTCTCAAGGAATATCTAGGTTCTCGGTATTTGGGGTATTGCTAATGACACTTGGCGTTCCACGTTTGCAGGCTTAatgtttgcagatttgattattagaTTTGATCCAGATATTTTCTctcagaatctctaggtcctgcagCATGACTTCTAGCAAAAGGTGACCACAGAGTTGCCCCAGAGGAcctagattcctagagagaaaatcTTAATCTGGAGtactactcccacaattcctaataaccgATAGgctgtctaaggctttcatggatggaatcactgggttgctgtgggtttttcagactgtatggccatgttctggaagcattctggaacatggccatacagcctgtaaaactcaaagcaacccaaccaataggctgttaggaattgtgggagttgtattccaacacacctggaggaccggagtttgcccatgcctggattataACACAGTATAATGAGGATGCACTCCtctgtaaagatacagaatgggggacgcctgggtctagagcagtacatgtgaaaaagatcttggggtcctcgtggacaacaagttaaacatgagccaacaatgtgatgtggtgacaaaaaagccaatgggattttggcgtacatcaataggaatatagtgtctagatccagggaagtcatgctacccctctattctgccttggttagaccacacctggaatattgtgtccaattctgggcaccacaattgaacagagataatgacaagctggaatgtgtccagaggaggatgactaaaatgataaagggtctggagaacaatccctatgaagagcagcataaagagttgggcatgtttaacctgaagagaagtctgagaggagacatgatgagggccatgtataaatacgtgagaggaagttatagggaggagggagcaaacttgttttctgctgtcctggagacaaggacacggagcaatggcttcaaactacaagaaaggagattccacctgaacatgaagaacttcctgactgtgagagctgttcagcagtggaactctctgccccagaatgtggtggaggctccttctttggaagcttttaaacaaaggctggatggccatctgtcgggggtgctttgaatgcatttttcctgcttcttggcaggaggttggactggatggcccatgaggtctcttccaactctgtgattctaatgaTTGAATAACAAGAGCGTTTTCTGGGAATTAgaaataatattacatttaaattaGTTTATAAATCAGTTTAGCTTTATGGATAAAACTCAGGGCTGCATTCTACCTGCAGGGGGCACCTACACGATGACATTAGcccagtttgacgccactttaactggcagggctctatgctatggaatcctgggagttgtagtttggtgaggcaccagcactcttcggcGGAGAAGGCTCAAGACGTTGTAGGCCTGGGTTTCCTAACAgacctgtgggagttgaaggccaaaacacctggcggttCAAGGGGTGCGAAGCTTGCCCTCTCCTTACCGATGGGCACCAGCGGGTTCTCGCGGGTCTTGCGCATGAACTTGTCCGCGAAGCCCTCCTCGCGGTGGTGGTAAGCGCCCGGCTGGAAGCCCTCGATCAAAGGGGGCCGGCTGGGGTCAAGCGGAGGCGGAGGGGCCTGCGCCATGACGAGCGAGAGGCGAACAACACCACTCCGCACCTTAATGACTCTCCACGGCCTCCGTCATCAATAGGCGACGGAACCTCCTCTGCAGCCAATCGCGTTCTTCTAATGAACATTATTGTACTATGTACTGCTGGGGGATGTAGTCCAGCTAGCTTTTCCGTGTAATGCGAGCCATTAGTTGGActgagggatgctgggagttgtagtccagtcaGCCGTTCTTCTATGAAATCGACAGCACTGGCGGGCACGCAGAACTACCACTCCCGTCGGCCAATGCGCGGCAATTTTGCTGATTCTGCGGCTGCGCAGACGAGGACTTCGGCTCCGCGTGAGGAAAGTGGTGTCAGCCTCAGGAGAGGCGAGTGAGCGACCATGCCGAAAGCCAAGCAGAAGCAGCGGCGGCGAAAGTATAACTACAACATCAACCGCAAGAAGTTGAACAAAGCTGCCCGGAAGAAATCGGCGCCCCGGATAAAATGGTGAgtaggaaggctttcatggggtgCAGCTACATTAGGCCtgggcagacttgggccctctcattaggtgttttggacttcaactcccaccattcctcacagcctcaggccccttcctttcccccctcagccgcttaagcgctttagagcaggcataggcatccttcggccctccctccaggtgttttggacttctactcccacaattcctaacagccggctgttaggagttctgggcgttgaagtccaaagcacctggataGAGGGCTaaagttgcccatgcctgctatagagtgaatacagtttgaccccactttagttgccatggcacAATGTTG
This genomic interval from Anolis sagrei isolate rAnoSag1 chromosome 2, rAnoSag1.mat, whole genome shotgun sequence contains the following:
- the HIGD2A gene encoding HIG1 domain family member 2A, mitochondrial, whose product is MAQAPPPPLDPSRPPLIEGFQPGAYHHREEGFADKFMRKTRENPLVPIGCLGTAGVLTYGLICFKRGNTRQSQIMMRARILAQGFTVAALVVGVVVTALKPKK